In Pectobacterium aroidearum, the following are encoded in one genomic region:
- a CDS encoding Hcp family type VI secretion system effector translates to MSNLIYLSVTGEKQGLISAGCSSLDSIGNKYQSAHENEIFVYELVNNISREENISMLPVEIRKPIDKATPLFAQAINDKEKLECILSFYRTAQSGGNELYFKMKLRDALISNIRFFYPNSLTHNEVQPQESVSFKFASIEWEHVIARTSAYMLWQNVAY, encoded by the coding sequence ATGTCTAATCTTATTTATCTTAGCGTTACTGGGGAAAAGCAGGGACTGATATCAGCAGGATGTTCATCTCTGGATTCTATTGGCAACAAGTATCAATCGGCACATGAGAATGAAATTTTTGTTTATGAGTTGGTGAATAATATTAGTCGGGAAGAGAATATTTCAATGCTTCCTGTAGAAATCAGAAAGCCAATTGATAAAGCCACACCATTGTTCGCTCAGGCAATCAATGATAAGGAAAAATTGGAGTGCATTCTTTCTTTCTATCGAACGGCTCAGTCTGGTGGAAATGAACTTTATTTTAAGATGAAACTTCGGGATGCACTTATCAGCAATATCCGTTTTTTCTATCCTAACTCACTGACACACAATGAAGTTCAGCCACAGGAAAGTGTATCATTCAAATTTGCTTCTATTGAATGGGAGCATGTTATTGCAAGAACAAGCGCTTACATGCTTTGGCAAAATGTAGCCTATTGA
- a CDS encoding LysE family transporter, whose amino-acid sequence MLLVVFMGMLLSLSLCLDLGMVNTAIINRGLRHGPRSAFYIGLGSCFGDLFYATLSVLGLAVVFNLTPVRWVLWIGGGLILIWMTFSMARAAWRDYQVKRFADLSATANGADFTAPPARYTEFFSGVGMALASPTALLWFAAIGGTIIAQSTDGSAFMISLFLLGFFVGGVLWTFFLAALVKYGQRLLKERISFYCSLISALLFAYFAWHVISSGYETLFLPLSTTA is encoded by the coding sequence ATGCTGTTGGTTGTGTTCATGGGGATGCTGCTATCCCTGTCGCTGTGTCTCGATTTGGGGATGGTCAATACCGCGATTATTAACCGTGGGCTGCGGCATGGACCGCGCTCGGCGTTTTATATCGGGCTGGGATCCTGTTTCGGCGATCTATTTTATGCCACGCTGTCGGTACTGGGTCTGGCGGTGGTCTTTAATCTGACGCCCGTGCGCTGGGTGCTGTGGATTGGCGGTGGGCTGATTCTGATCTGGATGACGTTCAGTATGGCGCGCGCAGCATGGCGTGACTATCAGGTTAAACGCTTCGCCGACCTTTCTGCGACAGCGAATGGGGCGGATTTTACTGCGCCACCAGCTCGCTATACCGAGTTTTTCAGCGGCGTCGGCATGGCGCTGGCGTCACCAACGGCGTTGCTGTGGTTTGCGGCGATTGGCGGCACCATTATTGCGCAGTCTACCGATGGCTCAGCTTTCATGATTAGCCTGTTTCTGCTGGGCTTTTTCGTGGGCGGCGTGCTGTGGACATTTTTCCTCGCCGCGTTGGTGAAGTACGGTCAGCGTCTGCTGAAAGAACGTATCTCATTCTATTGCAGCCTGATTTCCGCGCTGTTATTTGCCTACTTTGCCTGGCACGTTATTTCCAGCGGCTATGAGACGCTGTTTCTGCCGCTCTCCACGACTGCATAA
- a CDS encoding helix-turn-helix domain-containing protein codes for MMTYRDAWFELALLTNGRSFPRHTHDEFVISANLSGLETVWLDGETFVATNDMVTTYNPNQLQGSENAFDRWQCASLYVHPQAFEHYFHQTFRFSRGWNPSPQLAAELKQLVISDLDDSTRQERIILLLAGLMENQHHEPSQSQVKEAERITRIKDGLLSDLSDVPTLDQLAQQENLSVAHLVRSFNQAVGLPPLAWLMQRRMCKARELLRQGTAISQVAGDVGFADQAHFTKAFNRYNAMTPGQFRRINF; via the coding sequence ATGATGACGTACCGCGATGCCTGGTTCGAACTGGCGCTGTTAACCAACGGCCGCAGTTTTCCACGACATACGCACGATGAGTTCGTCATCAGCGCCAATCTCAGCGGGTTGGAAACGGTCTGGCTGGATGGAGAAACCTTTGTTGCTACCAACGATATGGTAACGACCTACAATCCCAACCAACTGCAAGGCAGCGAGAACGCGTTTGACCGCTGGCAGTGCGCATCGCTGTACGTTCACCCGCAGGCGTTTGAGCATTATTTCCACCAAACCTTTCGATTCTCACGGGGCTGGAATCCGTCGCCGCAATTGGCAGCCGAGTTAAAACAGCTGGTCATCTCTGATTTGGACGACAGCACGCGTCAGGAACGTATTATCCTGCTGCTCGCGGGGTTGATGGAAAACCAGCATCACGAGCCATCTCAAAGTCAGGTTAAAGAAGCAGAGCGGATCACGCGGATCAAAGACGGGTTGCTGAGCGATCTCAGTGATGTTCCCACGCTCGACCAGCTTGCGCAGCAGGAGAATCTGTCGGTCGCCCATCTGGTACGCTCGTTTAATCAGGCGGTTGGGTTGCCACCGCTGGCGTGGCTGATGCAGCGGCGCATGTGTAAAGCGCGGGAACTGCTGCGGCAGGGGACTGCGATTAGTCAGGTCGCGGGCGATGTCGGGTTTGCCGATCAGGCGCATTTTACGAAAGCCTTCAACCGCTATAACGCCATGACGCCGGGGCAGTTCCGCCGTATCAATTTTTGA
- the lysS gene encoding lysine--tRNA ligase, whose amino-acid sequence MAESQSQGADQAQDLNNELKTRREKLVALRETGIAFPNDFRRDSTSDRLHAEFDGKENEELEELGVEVTVAGRMMTRRIMGKASFVTLQDVGGRIQLYVSRDDLAEGIYNEQFKKWDLGDILGARGKLFKTKTGELSIHCTELRLLTKALRPLPDKFHGLADQETRYRQRYLDLIANDESRNTFRIRSKVMAAIRSFMVDHGFMEVETPMMQVIPGGASARPFITHHNALDIDMYLRIAPELYLKRLVVGGFERVFEINRNFRNEGVSPRHNPEFTMMELYMAYADYKDLIVLTENLFRTLTQDVLGSTTVEYGDQTFDFGKPFEKLTMREAICKYRPETNVADLDDLEKATAIAQSLGIKIEKSWGLGRIVTEIFEETAESSLIQPTFITEYPAEVSPLARRNDQNPEITDRFEFFIGGREIGNGFSELNDAEDQAERFAQQVNAKDAGDDEAMFYDEDYVTALEHGLPPTAGLGIGIDRMVMLFTNSHTIRDVILFPAMRPQK is encoded by the coding sequence ATGGCTGAATCACAATCACAGGGTGCCGATCAGGCGCAGGATCTGAATAACGAATTAAAAACGCGTCGTGAGAAGCTGGTGGCGCTGCGTGAAACCGGGATCGCATTCCCGAATGATTTCCGCCGTGACAGCACGTCCGATCGTCTGCATGCTGAGTTCGATGGCAAAGAGAACGAAGAGCTGGAAGAACTGGGCGTTGAAGTGACCGTAGCGGGCCGTATGATGACCCGTCGCATCATGGGTAAAGCCTCTTTTGTGACCTTGCAGGACGTCGGTGGCCGTATTCAGCTGTATGTTTCCCGCGACGATCTGGCGGAAGGCATCTATAACGAGCAGTTCAAAAAGTGGGATCTGGGCGATATTCTGGGCGCGCGCGGTAAGCTGTTCAAAACCAAAACCGGCGAACTGTCCATCCACTGCACCGAACTGCGTCTGCTGACTAAAGCGCTGCGTCCGCTGCCGGATAAATTCCACGGCCTTGCCGATCAGGAAACCCGCTATCGTCAGCGCTATCTGGATCTGATCGCTAACGACGAATCTCGCAATACCTTCCGTATTCGTTCCAAAGTGATGGCGGCGATCCGTAGCTTTATGGTCGATCACGGCTTCATGGAAGTTGAAACGCCGATGATGCAGGTGATCCCTGGCGGTGCATCTGCCCGTCCGTTCATCACGCACCATAACGCGCTGGACATCGACATGTACCTGCGTATTGCGCCGGAACTGTACCTGAAGCGTCTGGTCGTTGGTGGCTTCGAGCGTGTGTTTGAAATCAACCGTAACTTCCGTAACGAAGGCGTTTCCCCACGTCACAACCCTGAATTCACCATGATGGAACTTTATATGGCGTATGCCGATTATAAAGATCTGATTGTGTTGACGGAAAACCTGTTCCGTACGCTGACGCAGGACGTGCTGGGCTCGACGACGGTTGAATATGGCGACCAGACATTCGACTTCGGTAAGCCGTTCGAGAAGCTGACGATGCGTGAAGCGATCTGCAAATACCGTCCTGAAACCAACGTCGCCGATCTGGACGATCTAGAGAAAGCGACCGCGATCGCCCAGTCTTTGGGGATCAAGATCGAGAAAAGCTGGGGTCTGGGCCGTATCGTTACCGAGATCTTCGAAGAGACGGCAGAAAGCAGCCTGATCCAACCGACCTTCATCACCGAATATCCAGCTGAAGTGTCGCCGTTGGCGCGTCGTAACGATCAGAACCCAGAAATCACCGATCGCTTTGAGTTCTTCATCGGCGGGCGTGAAATCGGTAACGGCTTCTCCGAGCTGAATGATGCCGAAGATCAGGCAGAGCGTTTTGCTCAGCAGGTGAATGCGAAAGACGCGGGCGATGACGAAGCGATGTTCTACGACGAAGACTACGTGACGGCGCTGGAACACGGCCTGCCGCCGACTGCGGGTCTGGGTATCGGTATCGACCGTATGGTGATGTTGTTCACTAACAGCCACACCATCCGCGACGTGATCCTGTTCCCGGCGATGCGTCCACAGAAATAA
- the prfB gene encoding peptide chain release factor 2 (programmed frameshift) yields the protein MFEINPVKNRIQDLSERSAVLRGYLDYDAKKERLEEVNAELEQPDVWNEPERAQALGKERSSLEAIVDTIDQLTQGLEDVAGLLELAVEEDDEDTFNDTTVELDALENKLGQLEFRRMFSGQYDSADCYLDIQAGSGGTEAQDWASMLVRMYLRWAEAKGFKTEIIEESDGDVAGTKSATIKIIGDYAFGWLRTETGVHRLVRKSPFDSGGRRHTSFSSAFVYPEVEDDIDIEINPADLRIDVYRASGAGGQHVNRTESAVRITHMPTGIVTQCQNDRSQHKNKDQAMKQLKAKLYEFEMQKKNAEKQAMEDNKSDIGWGSQIRSYVLDDSRIKDLRTGVETRNTQAVLDGDLDKFIEASLKAGL from the exons ATGTTTGAAATTAATCCGGTAAAAAACCGCATTCAGGATCTGTCTGAACGTAGTGCCGTTCTTAGGGGGTATCTT GACTATGATGCCAAGAAAGAACGCCTCGAAGAAGTAAACGCCGAACTGGAGCAGCCTGATGTCTGGAATGAGCCTGAACGTGCTCAGGCATTGGGAAAAGAGCGCTCCTCGCTGGAAGCCATCGTAGATACCATCGATCAACTGACTCAGGGTCTGGAAGATGTGGCCGGTCTGCTTGAGCTCGCGGTGGAAGAAGACGACGAAGATACGTTCAATGACACCACGGTAGAACTGGACGCGCTAGAAAATAAATTAGGCCAGCTTGAATTCCGTCGCATGTTCTCCGGCCAGTACGACAGTGCGGATTGTTACCTGGATATTCAGGCAGGTTCTGGCGGTACGGAAGCGCAGGACTGGGCCAGCATGCTGGTGCGTATGTACTTGCGTTGGGCGGAAGCCAAAGGGTTTAAAACCGAAATTATTGAAGAGTCAGACGGTGACGTGGCTGGTACGAAATCTGCCACCATCAAGATCATCGGTGACTATGCGTTTGGCTGGCTGCGTACCGAAACCGGCGTGCACCGTCTGGTACGTAAGAGCCCGTTCGATTCCGGCGGCCGCCGTCATACCTCATTCAGCTCCGCGTTCGTTTATCCGGAAGTTGAGGACGATATCGATATCGAAATCAATCCGGCAGACCTGCGTATTGACGTTTACCGCGCATCCGGTGCGGGTGGTCAGCACGTTAACCGGACAGAATCTGCGGTGCGTATTACCCACATGCCTACCGGTATTGTCACGCAGTGTCAGAACGACCGTTCTCAGCATAAAAACAAAGATCAGGCGATGAAACAGCTGAAAGCCAAGCTGTACGAGTTTGAGATGCAAAAGAAAAATGCTGAGAAACAGGCGATGGAAGACAACAAATCTGATATCGGCTGGGGCAGCCAGATTCGTTCCTATGTTCTGGATGATTCGCGCATCAAAGACTTACGTACCGGAGTGGAAACACGTAACACTCAGGCCGTACTGGATGGCGATCTGGACAAATTTATTGAAGCAAGTTTAAAAGCGGGGTTATAA
- the recJ gene encoding single-stranded-DNA-specific exonuclease RecJ, whose protein sequence is MDMITQLRRRPLAEDIDLPDTVPPLLRRLYAQRGVKAAQELERSLSGLLNYRLLSGIDNAVDLLHKALAEKRCIVIVGDFDADGATSTALTVLALRSMGCVNVKYLVPNRFEDGYGLSPEVVAQAAALGAEVIVTVDNGISSHAGVEDAHRRGITVLVTDHHLPGEILPDADAMINPNLPDCQFPSKALAGVGVAFYLMMALFVRLRDSDWFTQPLFTQQGLVKPNLTELLDLVALGTVADVVPLDANNRILVAQGLNRIRAGECRPGIRALLEVANRDASQLVSSDLGFALGPRLNAAGRLHDMKIGVELLLSDDIVQARILANELNDMNQDRRDIEQGMQAEALHLCESLERTRTELPYGLAMYHPEWHQGVVGILASRIKERFHRPVIAFAPAGDGMLKGSGRSIAGLHLRDALERLDTLYPGMMEKFGGHAMAAGLSLHEDRFEDFRQRFGELVGEWLDPSQLEGVVWSDGELVLPELDLLSTAEMLRYAGPWGQSFPEPTFDGRFRILQPRLLKERHLKAMFEPVGATGQVPLLDGIAFNVDTTIWPDPSIKEVEIVYRLDINEFRGKRSVQLLIQHLWPR, encoded by the coding sequence GTGGATATGATTACCCAACTCCGTCGGCGTCCGCTGGCGGAGGACATTGATTTACCTGACACCGTTCCGCCCTTGCTACGCCGCCTCTATGCGCAGCGCGGCGTTAAAGCGGCTCAGGAGCTGGAACGTAGCCTGAGTGGTTTACTCAATTACCGGTTGCTAAGTGGTATTGATAACGCGGTCGACCTGTTGCACAAAGCACTGGCTGAGAAGCGCTGTATTGTCATCGTTGGCGATTTTGATGCCGATGGTGCTACCAGCACGGCGCTTACTGTACTAGCGCTGCGCAGCATGGGCTGCGTGAACGTGAAATATCTGGTGCCTAACCGTTTTGAAGACGGTTACGGGCTAAGCCCGGAAGTCGTGGCGCAGGCTGCTGCACTAGGTGCTGAAGTGATTGTGACCGTGGATAACGGGATCTCTTCTCATGCAGGCGTCGAAGACGCGCATCGCCGTGGTATCACCGTGCTGGTGACCGATCACCACCTGCCGGGCGAAATATTGCCTGACGCCGACGCCATGATTAACCCCAATCTGCCTGACTGCCAGTTTCCCTCTAAGGCGCTGGCGGGCGTAGGTGTCGCGTTTTATCTGATGATGGCGCTGTTCGTGCGCCTGCGTGATAGTGACTGGTTTACGCAACCCTTGTTTACGCAACAGGGGCTGGTGAAACCGAATCTCACCGAATTACTGGATTTGGTGGCGCTGGGCACGGTCGCTGACGTCGTACCGCTGGATGCCAATAACCGAATTCTGGTGGCGCAGGGGCTGAACCGCATTCGTGCGGGCGAATGTCGTCCGGGTATTCGGGCGCTGCTGGAAGTGGCGAACCGCGATGCCAGCCAACTGGTCTCCAGCGATTTAGGCTTTGCGTTAGGCCCACGGCTGAACGCCGCCGGGCGACTACACGACATGAAGATCGGGGTCGAATTACTGCTCAGCGATGACATCGTACAAGCGCGCATCCTTGCCAACGAACTGAATGACATGAATCAGGACAGGCGGGACATTGAGCAGGGAATGCAGGCAGAAGCGCTACATCTGTGCGAATCGCTGGAACGCACCCGTACTGAGTTACCTTACGGGCTGGCGATGTACCACCCGGAGTGGCATCAGGGCGTTGTCGGTATTCTGGCGTCGCGTATTAAAGAGCGTTTTCATCGCCCGGTGATTGCCTTTGCGCCTGCGGGCGACGGCATGCTGAAAGGGTCAGGGCGCTCCATTGCGGGTTTGCATCTGCGCGATGCGCTGGAACGGCTGGATACGCTGTATCCCGGTATGATGGAAAAATTCGGCGGACATGCGATGGCGGCAGGATTATCTCTGCACGAAGATCGGTTCGAGGATTTCCGTCAGCGCTTCGGTGAACTGGTTGGCGAATGGCTCGATCCGTCTCAACTTGAAGGCGTCGTCTGGTCCGATGGTGAACTGGTACTGCCGGAGCTGGATCTGCTTTCAACGGCAGAAATGCTGCGTTACGCGGGGCCGTGGGGTCAGTCATTCCCTGAGCCGACATTTGATGGGCGCTTTCGGATTCTGCAACCCCGTCTACTCAAAGAACGTCATTTAAAAGCGATGTTTGAACCGGTCGGCGCGACAGGGCAGGTGCCGTTGTTGGATGGCATCGCGTTTAATGTTGATACCACCATCTGGCCGGATCCGAGTATCAAAGAAGTGGAAATCGTGTACCGGCTGGATATTAACGAGTTTCGCGGTAAACGTTCGGTGCAATTGTTGATTCAGCATCTGTGGCCGCGCTAG
- the dsbC gene encoding bifunctional protein-disulfide isomerase/oxidoreductase DsbC yields MKKGLLLLSLLVATATNFAHADDAAIKQTLTRLDMQGAEILPSPMAGMKTVITDSGVLYISEDGKHLLQGPLYDVSGTMPVNTTNKILIGKMDALQEQMIVYKAAQEKHVITVFTDITCGYCHKLHEQMKDYNALGITVRYLAFPRQGMKSPAAKDMQSIWCVADRNKAFDSAMKGDAISPATCKTDISAHYQLGIQFGVQGTPAIVLQDGMVVPGYQGPKEMLAMLEAHKASKKTGG; encoded by the coding sequence ATGAAAAAAGGGTTATTACTGCTTTCTTTACTGGTAGCGACGGCAACCAACTTTGCTCACGCCGATGATGCCGCGATCAAACAGACGTTGACGCGTCTGGATATGCAGGGGGCGGAAATCCTGCCTTCGCCGATGGCGGGCATGAAAACCGTCATTACCGATAGCGGTGTGCTGTATATCAGCGAAGACGGCAAGCATTTGCTGCAAGGCCCGCTTTATGACGTGAGCGGCACCATGCCGGTCAACACCACCAATAAAATCCTGATTGGCAAGATGGATGCGCTACAGGAACAAATGATTGTTTATAAAGCCGCGCAGGAAAAACACGTTATTACTGTTTTCACTGACATCACCTGCGGCTATTGCCACAAACTGCATGAACAGATGAAAGATTACAACGCGCTGGGCATTACCGTGCGTTATCTGGCCTTCCCGCGTCAGGGCATGAAATCGCCAGCAGCAAAAGATATGCAGTCCATCTGGTGCGTGGCCGATCGTAATAAAGCGTTTGATAGCGCGATGAAGGGCGACGCGATCTCGCCAGCAACGTGCAAAACCGATATCTCCGCGCATTACCAACTGGGCATCCAGTTTGGCGTGCAGGGCACTCCTGCTATCGTGCTGCAAGACGGTATGGTCGTGCCGGGATACCAAGGGCCAAAAGAAATGCTGGCGATGCTGGAAGCACATAAAGCCTCGAAGAAAACCGGCGGTTAA
- the xerD gene encoding site-specific tyrosine recombinase XerD, which yields MQEHDQALIEQFLDALWLERNLAENTLASYRLDLRTLAEWLAHHDNDLLQAQVLDLQAFLADRVDGGYKATSSARLLSAMRRFFQYLYREKLRSDDPSAVLSSPKLPQRLPKDLSEAQVDALLNAPSIEQPLELRDKAMLEVLYATGLRVSELVGLTMSDVSLRQGVVRVLGKGNKERLVPLGEEAVYWIEYYLEHSRPWLLNGQTLDVLFPSNRARQMTRQTFWHRIKYYAVLASIDSEKLSPHVLRHAFATHLLNHGADLRVVQMLLGHSDLSTTQIYTHVATERLKQLHQQHHPRA from the coding sequence ATGCAAGAACACGATCAGGCGCTTATCGAACAGTTTCTCGATGCGCTGTGGCTGGAAAGAAATCTGGCCGAGAATACGCTGGCGTCTTATCGGTTGGATCTGCGCACGCTCGCGGAATGGCTGGCACATCATGATAACGACTTATTGCAGGCGCAGGTGCTCGATCTTCAGGCGTTTCTCGCCGATAGGGTTGATGGCGGCTACAAGGCGACCAGTTCGGCCCGTTTGTTGAGCGCGATGCGTCGCTTCTTCCAGTACCTTTATCGGGAAAAGCTGCGCAGCGACGATCCCAGTGCGGTGCTATCGTCCCCGAAACTGCCGCAGCGTCTACCCAAAGATTTGAGCGAGGCGCAGGTTGATGCGTTGCTTAACGCACCAAGCATTGAACAGCCGCTGGAATTACGCGATAAGGCCATGCTTGAGGTATTGTATGCGACGGGGCTGCGTGTTTCTGAGCTGGTCGGTTTGACGATGAGCGATGTCAGCCTGCGGCAGGGCGTGGTTCGCGTGCTGGGAAAAGGCAATAAAGAACGATTGGTGCCGCTCGGTGAAGAAGCGGTGTACTGGATCGAGTATTATCTGGAACATAGTCGCCCGTGGCTGCTGAATGGGCAAACGCTCGATGTGCTGTTTCCCAGCAATCGTGCACGGCAAATGACGCGCCAGACGTTCTGGCATCGTATCAAGTATTATGCGGTACTGGCGTCCATCGACAGCGAAAAGCTCTCGCCGCACGTCTTGCGCCACGCGTTTGCTACCCATTTATTGAACCACGGCGCGGATTTACGGGTCGTACAGATGCTCTTGGGGCACAGCGATCTTTCTACGACGCAGATTTACACCCATGTGGCGACGGAGCGGCTGAAACAGCTTCACCAGCAGCACCATCCGCGCGCATAG